A single Pangasianodon hypophthalmus isolate fPanHyp1 chromosome 27, fPanHyp1.pri, whole genome shotgun sequence DNA region contains:
- the LOC113524247 gene encoding complement C1q-like protein 2: MERTVFYLLVVFLLMPEPSSLQETEPHGTSQDPWSELKQLRELVQQQAAALSEIKEKLVNMENKNTAQAGELLAVKSELQTAEKQSSYWMKVAFSAGLPSGYKGPFSTEITLIYTKVVTNVGGAYNPHTGVFTAPIKGVYYIRFTGAAYNTDNHNMGINMYKNSQLLLHLGESNRDGHLRHVSSGLVLELEAGDVVYLRLFANYALYDDALLRNTFSGFLIFPS; the protein is encoded by the exons atggagagaaccGTGTTCTACCTGCTCGTCGTGTTTCTGCTGATGCCGGAGCCGAGCAGTCTGCAGGAAACAGAACCACATGGAACATCTCAGGATCCGTGGAGTGAGCTGAAGCAGCTCCGAGAGCTCGTGCAGCAGCAGGCAGCCGCTTTATCCGAGATCAAGGAGAAGTTGGTGAACATGGAGAACAAGAACACAG ctCAAGCAGGCGAGCTGCTGGCCGTGAAGAGCGAACTGCAGACAGCGGAGAAACAAagcagct ATTGGATGAAGGTGGCGTTCAGTGCTGGATTACCTTCCGGATATAAAGGACCATTTAGCACTGAAATCACTCTGATCTACACTAAAGTCGTCACCAACGTCGGAGGAGCTTATAACCCTCACACAG GCGTGTTCACAGCTCCGATTAAAGGCGTGTACTACATCCGCTTTACGGGTGCTGCGTACAACACCGACAACCACAACATGGGCATTAACATGTACAAAAACAGCCAGCTGCTCTTGCACTTGGGCGAGTCCAACAGAGACGGACATCTCAGACACGTGTCCAGCGGCCTGGTGCTCGAGCTGGAGGCCGGAGACGTCGTGTACCTCCGCCTCTTCGCCAACTACGCCCTCTACGATGATGCGCTCCTCCGCAACACCTTCAGCGGCTTCCTCATTTTCCCCTCCTaa
- the LOC113524211 gene encoding complement C1q-like protein 2: protein MRKLCRELTAVQMERPGFMSEPSSVQETEPEGISQDACGELKQLRELVYQQAVALSEIKVKMVYMEKENTDLEARLMSNKKEIASLKKENATQASELLAMKSELERMKKENAERPKVAFSAGLAAGQKGPFNTETTLIYSKVISNIGGAYNPHTGVFTAPIKGVYYIRFTGAAYNTDNHNMGINMYKNSQLLLHLGESNRDGHLRHVSSGLVLELEAGDVVYLRLFANYALYDDALLRNTFSGFLIFPS, encoded by the exons ATGAGGAAGTTGTGTAGAGAGCTCACAGCAGTACAGATGGAGAGACCCGGGTTCATGTCGGAGCCGAGCAGTGTGCAGGAAACGGAACCTGAAGGAATATCTCAGGATGCGTGCGGCGAGCTGAAGCAGCTCCGAGAGCTCGTGTATCAGCAGGCAGTCGCTTTATCCGAGATCAAGGTGAAGATGGTGTACATGGAGAAAGAGAACACAG ATTTGGAGGCTCGACTGATGAGTAACAAGAAAGAGATTGCAAGTCTGAAGAAGGAGAACGCCA CTCAGGCAAGCGAGTTGTTGGCCATGAAGAGCGAACTGGAGAggatgaagaaagaaaatgccg AGCGACCGAAGGTTGCGTTCAGCGCCGGATTAGCTGCGGGACAGAAAGGACCGTTTAACACTGAAACCACTCTGATCTACAGTAAAGTCATCAGCAACATCGGAGGAGCTTATAACCCACACACAG GCGTGTTCACAGCTCCGATTAAAGGCGTGTACTACATCCGCTTTACGGGTGCTGCGTACAACACCGACAACCACAACATGGGCATTAACATGTACAAAAACAGCCAGCTGCTCTTGCACTTGGGCGAGTCCAACAGAGACGGACATCTCAGACACGTGTCCAGCGGCCTGGTGCTCGAGCTGGAGGCCGGAGACGTCGTGTACCTCCGCCTCTTCGCCAACTACGCCCTCTACGATGATGCGCTCCTCCGCAACACCTTCAGCGGCTTCCTCATTTTCCCCTCCTaa